The uncultured Carboxylicivirga sp. genomic interval TCTTTAAATAAATTAAAAAGGTTCTGAATGGATAACCAAACAGAACCTTCCAGTATTAATAATCGAAATAAATTAGTTTAAAACTTGTTTTACCGATTCTGCAATTGGAGTGGTTGGTCTACCAATTAGTTTTGATAACTGACGACGATTGTCGTATAAATCATCTTTAGATGCGCTAAAATCCCAACTTGCAATGGCATCAGCAAATCCCTCTGGAATACCAATACTTTTTAATATTTTAGAGTATTCAGCCTCTGGTAAATTATTGTAAGGAATGTCTTTTCCTGTTTGTTTTGAAATTTCAGCAGCTAAATCTGTTAATGTGTAATAATTATCTCCAGCTAATTCAAATATTTTACCTTTTAAGCTATCATCTGTAATTACTACAGCTGCAGCTTCGGCGTAATCAGCACGTGCAGCCGATGAAATTTTACCCTCTCCGGCGCTTCCAATAAATGCACCCGCTTCAACCGATCCTGGGATTGATCCTGTATAATTTTCAGAATACCATCCATTACGTAATATTGTATGTTCAATACCTGACTCTTTCAAAGATTTTTCTGTTGCCAAATGCTCTTCAGCCAACGTTAATGTTGATGAATCGGCATTTAATAAACTTGTGTAAACAATCCACTTAACACCAGCTGCTTTTGCAGCATCAATTACATTTTGATGTTGAGTAGCTCTTTGACCAACTTCACTGCCGGAAATTAATAGTAAATAATCAATTCCTTTTAGTGAATCCTCCAGCCCTTCGCGTTGTGAATAATCAAAAGATCGAGCTTCAACTCCTAAACCACTTGCTTTTTCAGGTGTACGTACTAAAGCTACTACATCCTCGGGTGCTACTCTTTTTTTCAATTGTTCAACTACTAATTGTCCTAATTGGCCTGTTGCACCTGTTACTCCTAATTTCATAATCTTATATTTTAAATGTTTTTATTTTGTTATTTCTTTGATACAAATGTACGCTCAAGCTCCTTATCAAATACTTGACCTATGATAAGAAATTGAATTGATCTATATCAAATGCTACTATTTAAACAGCCAATTTGAGAATAAGTTGAACATGCTATCTACTTTATCTTCATAGCAAAACAAGAAAAGGCTGCCCTTTTCGGAACAGCCTTTTCTATAACTATCTAATTCTCTATATTTCTATTTTTTGCGATTGCGAGCAGCCATTTGCTGTTGCTTTTGCATATCTTCTAATCGTTGTTGAAATTTCGATTTCTTGGATGGTTTTTTCTGATTTGCCTTCAATTTTGCTAACAAAGCTTCTTCATCTACAAAACGACGAATCAACAATGTTTGACCAATTGTAATTAATGTTGAGATGAAATAATAATAACTCAAACCGGCCGCATAATTATTAAAGAAAACCAGGAACATTACCGGCATCATATACATCATACCTTTCATACCAGGCATTTGCTGACTACTTTGAGTCATTTCCTGATTAATGTAAGTATAAACAATATTTGTGATTGCCATTAATAAACAGAACAAACTAACGTGATTACCATAGAATTTCGTAATCAATGGGATATCTGTTGTCCAGGTTATAATTGCATCATACGATGATAAATCGGTTGCCCATAAGAAGCTTTCTCCACGCAACTCGATAGATGCTGGGAAGAACTGGAACATGGCAAACAAAATTGGCATCTGGAATAACATAGGTAAACATCCACCCATAGGATTTACACCTGCTTTTCGGTATAATGCCATGGTTGCCTGCTGACGCTCCATCGCCTTTTCCTTAGGTATCTTATTATTGATTTCCTCAATCTGAGGTTTCAATACTTTCATTTTAGCAGTTGACACATACGATTTGTATGTGAATGGGAAAATGATCAGTTTAATAAGAATGGTTAGAATTAAAATGATCAAACCATAATTACTAATGTATCTTTCAAGGAAGTGGAATACCTCAATAACACCCAAGTTGATATAACGCAAGAAACTCCATCCTAAATATACCAATTGACGAAGACCTAAATCTTCATATGGCTTTAAGGCTTTAAAATCGTTTGGTCCAAAATAGAAATTGAAGCTTTCTTTGCTGTTTCCATCAAAAGGAACCGCAACCATAGCTGTAGCATCCATAATATTTGGGTGCTTATCATCGCTTGGCGCTTCAGCTTTCACATTTCCACTTAAGAAATGATCTTTTGAGATAAATACCGATGAAAAGAACTGATCTTTAAAGGCAACCCATTTCAACTTAGTACGTAATTCTTCTGATTTTGTACCACTTGCACTGATATGATCAACATCTTCCTCGGCAAAACGGTAATAAATACCTGAATAACGACGTTCGAAACTTATACCTTTTTCCTGTGCTGGAACTTCCATATCCCAATCGATATCTAAGGATCCATTAGCGGTTGCAATAACATTACCCAAATTTTGAGTAGTGATATCAAAATCCACCATATAACTATCCTCTGGCAACTCGTATGAGAACATTAATTGACCTTCGGCAGCATTTACCACAAAATCAATTTTGTTAGAAGATGTTTGAGGAAGTGCTTTAAAGTATAAATCGTTGGTATGAAAAAAGCGACTATTGTGAGT includes:
- a CDS encoding SDR family oxidoreductase, which translates into the protein MKLGVTGATGQLGQLVVEQLKKRVAPEDVVALVRTPEKASGLGVEARSFDYSQREGLEDSLKGIDYLLLISGSEVGQRATQHQNVIDAAKAAGVKWIVYTSLLNADSSTLTLAEEHLATEKSLKESGIEHTILRNGWYSENYTGSIPGSVEAGAFIGSAGEGKISSAARADYAEAAAVVITDDSLKGKIFELAGDNYYTLTDLAAEISKQTGKDIPYNNLPEAEYSKILKSIGIPEGFADAIASWDFSASKDDLYDNRRQLSKLIGRPTTPIAESVKQVLN
- the yidC gene encoding membrane protein insertase YidC, whose translation is MDKNSITGIVLIVLIFGFFTWWNRPSEEQLAQQKRQRDSIERVESQQAKADRIAKAAQLEKEAKAEAEKDSATIAEEMSNKYGLLAEAAQGEQSFVTLENDVMKLTLSNKGARVYSVELKNYKRYDESPVILMDGDQNRFGFKFTHNSRFFHTNDLYFKALPQTSSNKIDFVVNAAEGQLMFSYELPEDSYMVDFDITTQNLGNVIATANGSLDIDWDMEVPAQEKGISFERRYSGIYYRFAEEDVDHISASGTKSEELRTKLKWVAFKDQFFSSVFISKDHFLSGNVKAEAPSDDKHPNIMDATAMVAVPFDGNSKESFNFYFGPNDFKALKPYEDLGLRQLVYLGWSFLRYINLGVIEVFHFLERYISNYGLIILILTILIKLIIFPFTYKSYVSTAKMKVLKPQIEEINNKIPKEKAMERQQATMALYRKAGVNPMGGCLPMLFQMPILFAMFQFFPASIELRGESFLWATDLSSYDAIITWTTDIPLITKFYGNHVSLFCLLMAITNIVYTYINQEMTQSSQQMPGMKGMMYMMPVMFLVFFNNYAAGLSYYYFISTLITIGQTLLIRRFVDEEALLAKLKANQKKPSKKSKFQQRLEDMQKQQQMAARNRKK